Proteins from one Planctomyces sp. SH-PL62 genomic window:
- the rnhA gene encoding ribonuclease HI has translation MEPDASAPADLVKLFTDGACSGNPGPGGWAYILQHPASGQVREASGAEWETTNNRMELMGPIEGLASLKRRCQVELVTDSQYVAKGIKEWMPNWKRRGWQRKDGNVLKPVMNVDLWKRLDELLAGHQIRVTHVLGHRGHAENEACDRMAVEAYKELKRNGRSA, from the coding sequence ATGGAACCGGACGCCTCGGCCCCCGCCGACCTCGTTAAGCTCTTCACGGACGGTGCCTGCAGCGGCAACCCGGGGCCCGGAGGATGGGCCTACATCCTCCAGCACCCCGCCAGCGGCCAGGTGCGCGAGGCCTCAGGGGCCGAGTGGGAGACGACGAACAACCGGATGGAGCTGATGGGCCCCATCGAGGGCCTCGCCTCGCTCAAGCGACGATGCCAGGTCGAACTGGTGACCGACAGCCAGTATGTGGCCAAGGGCATCAAGGAGTGGATGCCCAACTGGAAGCGTCGAGGCTGGCAGCGGAAGGACGGCAACGTCCTCAAGCCGGTGATGAACGTGGACCTCTGGAAGCGGCTCGACGAGTTGCTCGCCGGTCACCAGATTCGCGTCACCCACGTCCTGGGCCATCGCGGGCATGCCGAGAACGAGGCCTGCGACCGCATGGCCGTCGAGGCTTACAAGGAACTGAAGCGGAACGGCCGATCCGCCTGA
- the lexA gene encoding transcriptional repressor LexA: MADVDSLTARQREIYNFIRSKIQGRGYGPTVREIGLHFQIKSPNGVMCHLKALQKKGLIHREPNMSRAIQLLEDPATLPQAAGLKLVGRIAAGQPIEAIEQDDELTFSDWVEDGSKFALRVTGDSMIEEHIADGDFVIIKQQDQARDGQIVAVRDEDGEATLKRIFRDRSRVRLEPANRAMKPIFRDHVDILGVLVGVVRKY; this comes from the coding sequence ATGGCCGATGTTGACTCCCTCACCGCGCGTCAGCGCGAAATCTACAATTTCATCCGAAGCAAGATTCAGGGACGTGGATACGGCCCCACGGTCCGAGAGATCGGGCTCCATTTCCAGATCAAGAGCCCCAACGGCGTGATGTGCCACCTCAAGGCCCTTCAGAAGAAAGGCCTGATCCATCGCGAGCCGAATATGTCTCGGGCGATCCAGCTCCTGGAAGACCCGGCGACGCTCCCGCAGGCGGCGGGCCTGAAGCTGGTGGGGCGGATCGCCGCGGGCCAGCCGATCGAGGCGATCGAGCAGGACGACGAATTGACCTTCTCCGACTGGGTCGAGGATGGTTCGAAATTCGCGCTCCGGGTCACGGGAGACTCGATGATCGAGGAGCATATCGCCGACGGCGACTTCGTCATCATCAAGCAGCAGGATCAGGCCCGCGACGGCCAGATCGTCGCCGTCCGCGACGAGGACGGCGAGGCGACGCTCAAGCGAATCTTCCGCGATCGCAGCCGGGTGCGGCTGGAGCCGGCCAACCGGGCCATGAAGCCCATCTTCCGTGATCACGTCGACATCCTGGGCGTCCTGGTCGGCGTCGTCCGCAAATACTGA
- a CDS encoding PIG-L deacetylase family protein → MHTQKHVLAIHAHPDDVEFQCAGTLALLKQAGYSVTIATMTPGDCGSAEHDCETIAAIRRGEAKAAADLIEADYVCLEFRDLSIFNDDESRRRVTEALRRIRPDVILTAPPVDYLCDHEMTSLLVRDACFAAGCPNYATRQWEPAKALDRIPHLYFVDALEGIDRDGRPAPVDFHVDVTEVFEVKRKMLACHASQRDWLLRQHGIDEYLESQKRWGEVRGKEIGVAKAEAFRQYQGHPYPHDNLLLELLGQDGRGGRAVAKP, encoded by the coding sequence ATGCACACGCAAAAGCACGTCCTCGCCATCCACGCTCATCCTGACGACGTCGAGTTCCAGTGCGCCGGGACGCTCGCTCTTCTGAAGCAGGCGGGCTATTCGGTCACGATCGCGACGATGACCCCGGGGGACTGCGGCAGCGCCGAGCACGATTGCGAGACCATCGCCGCGATCCGTCGCGGCGAGGCCAAGGCGGCGGCCGATCTGATCGAGGCCGACTACGTGTGCCTGGAGTTCCGGGACCTGTCGATCTTCAACGACGACGAGTCCCGGCGACGGGTGACGGAGGCTCTCCGGAGGATCCGTCCCGACGTGATCCTGACGGCGCCCCCGGTCGACTACCTCTGCGATCACGAGATGACGAGCCTGCTGGTGCGCGACGCCTGCTTCGCGGCGGGGTGCCCGAATTACGCCACCCGGCAATGGGAGCCGGCGAAAGCCCTGGATCGGATCCCCCACCTCTACTTCGTCGATGCGCTGGAGGGGATCGATCGCGACGGCCGTCCCGCGCCGGTGGACTTCCACGTGGACGTGACCGAGGTCTTCGAGGTCAAGCGGAAGATGCTCGCCTGCCACGCCAGCCAGCGCGACTGGTTGCTGCGGCAGCATGGAATCGACGAGTATCTGGAGAGCCAGAAGCGCTGGGGTGAGGTTCGGGGGAAGGAGATCGGGGTCGCGAAGGCCGAGGCTTTCCGGCAGTACCAGGGGCATCCTTACCCGCACGACAATCTGCTGCTGGAGCTGCTCGGGCAGGACGGGCGGGGCGGCCGGGCGGTCGCGAAGCCGTGA
- the accD gene encoding acetyl-CoA carboxylase, carboxyltransferase subunit beta — protein MAAKGGPLHAWHGHFEAKRVPEGVWMRCDGCGATLFRKQVEQNLSVCPECNHHMALTAVERIRQLLDQDTFENWFPDLQPADPLEFDDRRPYPERVRAEQARTGLNEAALVGQGFIKGRRIVFGITDSGFIMGSMGSVVGEKLTRAVEEATRQKLPLVIVSGSGGGARMHEGIYSLMQMAKVSTALGRYRSAGGLFISVLTHPTMGGVAASFASLGDIIIAEPKALIGFAGPRVIEQTVRVQLPEGFQTSEFHLKHGFIDRIVHRRDLKSLIAQLIDYTTP, from the coding sequence ATGGCCGCCAAAGGAGGACCCCTTCACGCCTGGCATGGCCACTTCGAAGCGAAGCGCGTCCCGGAAGGCGTCTGGATGCGCTGCGACGGCTGCGGCGCGACGCTCTTCCGCAAGCAGGTTGAGCAGAACCTGAGCGTCTGCCCGGAATGCAACCACCATATGGCCCTGACGGCCGTCGAGCGGATCCGTCAGCTCCTCGACCAGGACACGTTCGAGAACTGGTTCCCCGACCTCCAGCCCGCCGACCCCCTGGAGTTCGACGACCGCCGCCCCTACCCCGAACGCGTCCGGGCCGAGCAGGCCCGCACCGGGCTCAACGAGGCCGCTCTCGTGGGCCAGGGCTTCATCAAGGGCCGCCGCATCGTCTTCGGCATCACCGACAGCGGCTTCATCATGGGGAGCATGGGCTCGGTCGTCGGCGAGAAGCTGACTCGAGCCGTCGAGGAAGCCACCCGCCAGAAGCTCCCGCTCGTGATCGTCTCCGGTTCCGGCGGCGGCGCCCGAATGCACGAAGGGATCTACTCCCTGATGCAGATGGCCAAGGTCTCCACCGCCCTGGGCCGCTATCGATCGGCCGGCGGCCTGTTCATCAGCGTCCTGACCCATCCGACGATGGGGGGCGTCGCCGCGAGCTTCGCCTCGCTCGGCGACATCATCATCGCCGAGCCCAAGGCCCTCATCGGCTTTGCCGGGCCCCGCGTCATCGAGCAGACGGTCCGCGTCCAGCTCCCCGAGGGATTCCAGACCAGCGAGTTCCATCTCAAGCACGGCTTCATCGACCGGATCGTCCACCGGCGCGACCTCAAGAGCCTGATCGCGCAGCTGATCGACTACACCACCCCCTGA
- a CDS encoding histidine phosphatase family protein, protein MSSQVLLIRPGATLYDEQNRVQGVLDIPLSDQGRTEVVELAERLAVREDQTRLSALYCGPGESVVRTAEIVGKALGLRPKRIDDFRNLDQGLWQGLQIEEIRRRNIKLFRQWIDDPRTIRPPQGETIEEAMERIRGAFRPLFRRHPDEAFGLVAGEPIGRLIAGYLKRVPRLQLDEFLPCCGFECIEVPADFLGGPGSS, encoded by the coding sequence ATGTCATCGCAGGTTCTACTGATCCGCCCCGGCGCCACGCTCTACGACGAGCAGAACCGGGTGCAAGGCGTGCTCGACATCCCGCTGAGCGACCAGGGACGCACCGAAGTCGTCGAGCTGGCGGAACGTCTGGCCGTGCGCGAGGATCAGACCCGCCTCTCCGCGCTCTACTGTGGGCCCGGCGAGAGTGTGGTGCGCACCGCCGAAATCGTCGGCAAGGCGCTGGGACTGCGTCCCAAGCGGATCGACGACTTCCGGAACCTCGATCAAGGGCTCTGGCAGGGCCTCCAGATCGAGGAGATCCGACGACGCAACATCAAACTCTTCCGCCAGTGGATCGACGACCCCAGGACCATCCGCCCCCCTCAGGGCGAAACGATCGAGGAGGCCATGGAACGGATTCGAGGAGCCTTCCGCCCCCTCTTCCGTCGCCACCCCGACGAGGCCTTCGGACTCGTCGCCGGCGAGCCGATCGGACGGCTGATCGCCGGATACCTGAAACGCGTGCCCCGGCTCCAGCTCGATGAATTCCTCCCCTGCTGCGGATTTGAATGCATCGAGGTCCCCGCCGACTTCCTCGGCGGCCCCGGCTCCTCTTGA
- a CDS encoding DUF885 domain-containing protein, translating to MNRLYATCLVLMLGPAVLAGQPAEEDDTLAAVFDAHLKESFRREPLSATRLGEHAYDDRLDDVSPEARRSNLEFLRETLRKLSSEVRPDKLSDAGKVDYDVFRRHLEGAIWSRETFDPFRDDPRIYGDYVAESVYLLLTQSSLPREVNRRNALKRMDQIPRVLETARVTIGPSPRVKVETAIRQTEGAVAFYKTDVFRLAGDEPGEGGFAGPAAKVVDALGGHLAFLKDEVLPRSHEDWRIGRDKFVKKLDYELDAGLSADEILAEAEREASRVESEMAVLARQLWAVSFPGEVVPPDDDAGRRAMIRRVLARIGDDHGTAETLVADARSTVQEIRKFITERKILALPEPDQLRIIEMPEFLRGNSVAYLNPAPPLDARGSSEYAISPPPSDWSPARAESFLHEYNRAMLKILTVHEAYPGHYVQLEYSNRCPSLIRRVLSSGTFAEGWAVYTEQMMLDQGFGAGDLVLRLQQLKFYLRAVVNAILDSEMHRGGMTDDQARELLVGRAFQTEGEAEGKIIRSKQSSCQLSTYFVGRTAFTRLRRSIQREQGERFDLAAYHEAVLSEGTLPVKHLPQLVRTRLGLAPEEIR from the coding sequence ATGAATCGGCTCTATGCGACGTGCCTCGTCCTGATGCTGGGACCTGCAGTCCTCGCGGGCCAACCTGCGGAGGAAGACGACACTCTGGCCGCTGTCTTCGACGCCCATCTGAAGGAGTCGTTTCGTCGCGAGCCTCTGTCCGCGACGAGGCTGGGCGAGCATGCCTACGACGATCGGCTCGACGACGTTTCGCCCGAGGCGAGGCGGTCGAACCTGGAGTTCCTCCGCGAGACGCTCCGAAAGCTGTCGAGCGAGGTCCGGCCTGACAAGCTCTCCGACGCGGGAAAGGTCGATTACGACGTCTTCCGGAGGCACCTTGAAGGGGCGATCTGGAGCCGTGAGACGTTCGATCCGTTCCGGGACGATCCGCGAATCTACGGCGATTACGTCGCCGAGAGCGTCTATCTGCTGCTGACGCAGTCGTCCCTGCCGCGCGAGGTGAATCGGCGGAACGCCCTCAAACGGATGGATCAGATTCCGCGCGTCCTGGAGACGGCCCGCGTGACGATCGGCCCCTCACCTCGGGTCAAGGTCGAGACCGCGATCCGCCAGACCGAGGGGGCGGTGGCCTTCTACAAGACGGATGTGTTTCGGCTCGCCGGCGACGAGCCGGGGGAGGGGGGGTTCGCCGGTCCCGCCGCGAAGGTGGTCGACGCCCTTGGGGGACACCTCGCGTTCTTGAAGGACGAGGTCCTCCCCAGGAGCCACGAGGACTGGCGGATCGGCCGCGACAAGTTCGTGAAGAAGCTCGATTACGAGCTCGACGCGGGCCTGTCCGCCGACGAGATTCTCGCCGAGGCCGAACGCGAGGCGTCCCGCGTCGAATCGGAGATGGCCGTTCTCGCTCGGCAGCTCTGGGCGGTGTCTTTCCCGGGCGAGGTCGTCCCTCCCGATGACGACGCGGGCCGTCGAGCGATGATCCGTCGCGTGCTCGCCAGGATCGGCGACGACCACGGCACCGCCGAGACCCTGGTGGCGGACGCCCGATCGACCGTCCAGGAGATCCGGAAATTCATCACGGAACGCAAGATCCTGGCCCTGCCGGAGCCCGACCAGCTCCGGATCATCGAGATGCCCGAGTTCTTGCGGGGGAACTCCGTCGCCTATCTCAATCCCGCGCCGCCGCTCGACGCCCGGGGGTCGAGCGAGTACGCGATCAGCCCGCCGCCTTCCGATTGGAGTCCCGCCCGGGCCGAGAGCTTCCTCCACGAATACAACCGGGCGATGCTCAAGATCTTGACCGTCCACGAGGCCTATCCCGGTCATTATGTCCAGCTGGAATACAGCAATCGCTGTCCCAGCCTGATCCGTCGCGTCCTCTCGTCCGGGACGTTCGCCGAGGGCTGGGCGGTGTACACGGAGCAGATGATGCTCGATCAGGGATTCGGGGCCGGCGATCTCGTGCTTCGGCTCCAGCAACTCAAGTTTTATCTTCGGGCCGTGGTCAACGCGATCCTCGATTCGGAGATGCACCGCGGCGGGATGACCGACGACCAGGCGCGCGAGCTGCTCGTCGGCCGGGCGTTCCAGACCGAGGGGGAAGCCGAGGGGAAGATCATCCGGTCCAAGCAGTCGTCCTGCCAGCTCTCGACCTACTTCGTGGGCCGTACGGCGTTCACCCGCCTCCGCCGCTCGATCCAGCGCGAGCAGGGCGAACGGTTCGACCTGGCCGCATATCATGAAGCCGTGCTTTCCGAGGGAACTCTTCCGGTTAAGCACCTTCCTCAGCTCGTGCGGACGAGGCTCGGCCTCGCACCCGAAGAAATTCGCTGA
- a CDS encoding FHA domain-containing protein translates to MILKLTPLIKGSGPSILLQRPIYLVGRHRECDLRLDLPKISRRHCCLALAYDRLFIRDLGSRNGVRVNGRDVAETQLFRGDEIAIGPLIFRVEEEIPRGASPSPASASRRTSASPQGADEPPEIDLVPLDDV, encoded by the coding sequence ATGATCCTCAAGCTGACGCCCCTGATCAAAGGAAGCGGGCCGAGCATCCTGCTCCAGAGGCCGATTTATCTGGTCGGCCGTCATCGGGAATGCGACCTTCGACTGGACCTCCCCAAAATTTCCCGCCGCCACTGCTGCCTGGCCCTGGCCTACGACCGCCTGTTCATCCGGGACCTGGGCAGCCGCAACGGCGTGCGAGTCAACGGTCGGGACGTCGCGGAAACCCAGCTCTTCAGGGGCGACGAGATCGCCATCGGCCCCCTGATCTTCCGCGTCGAGGAGGAAATCCCCAGGGGGGCCTCGCCGTCCCCGGCCTCCGCGTCGCGACGAACTTCAGCTTCGCCCCAGGGCGCCGACGAGCCTCCCGAGATCGATCTGGTCCCCCTGGACGACGTCTGA
- a CDS encoding FHA domain-containing protein, with the protein MIARLVALDEGPDISLDRAMIVVGRHPACDARLESLRVSRHHCCMTHDGGDILVRDLGSTNGIRINGQRVEMGRLKVGDELSIAHIRYRLDDGLGHDRTLADSSSADPLLPVRSNGSHTDGVAALALPTPFPLCEMELAAAVREKLPRSVAQRCRIQVIVKMDDEESSDSTPIEVANSHAENSSG; encoded by the coding sequence ATGATCGCCCGACTCGTGGCCCTCGACGAAGGTCCAGACATCAGCCTGGATCGCGCCATGATCGTGGTAGGGAGGCACCCGGCGTGCGATGCGCGTTTGGAGTCGTTGCGAGTCTCCCGACACCATTGCTGCATGACGCACGACGGTGGGGACATCCTCGTCCGTGATCTGGGCAGCACGAACGGGATCCGGATCAACGGCCAGCGCGTCGAAATGGGACGCCTCAAGGTCGGCGACGAGCTCTCGATCGCCCACATCCGCTATCGCCTTGACGACGGGTTGGGCCACGACCGGACGCTGGCCGATTCCTCCTCGGCCGACCCCCTCCTCCCTGTCCGCTCGAATGGCTCCCACACCGACGGCGTTGCGGCGCTGGCCCTCCCGACGCCCTTCCCGTTGTGCGAGATGGAGTTGGCCGCAGCTGTTCGGGAGAAGCTCCCCAGATCGGTAGCCCAGAGATGTCGGATCCAGGTCATCGTCAAGATGGACGATGAGGAGTCCTCCGACTCGACCCCGATCGAGGTCGCGAACTCCCATGCGGAGAACTCCTCGGGATGA
- a CDS encoding NAD-dependent epimerase/dehydratase family protein yields MNGLSTVTGGAGFIGSHLVEHLIALGRQVRVVERPGAGVAHLPEGVEVVFADIRRREGLDEALRGSRFVYHLAANPNLWLRDRREFEAVNHQGTVHVLEAALNAGAERVLHTSTESILTKSGAAGLIDEDVRIEESDAVGPYCLSKLRAENFAMGLAREGRPVVVANPTMPVGPGDRGCSPPTRLIRDFCNGSLPAVMDCTLNLIDVRDVAIGLARVLEVGRPGRRYLLGGANLALVELLDILSELTGSPVPRWRVPYAIGLGFAHLSEFWADHVSGVSPKASVTGLRLARRLMHFDSSKSLQELSLNPRPIRESLADAINWLRAGRPL; encoded by the coding sequence ATGAACGGGCTATCGACGGTGACGGGGGGTGCGGGGTTCATCGGCAGCCACCTCGTCGAGCATCTCATCGCCCTCGGACGCCAGGTCCGCGTCGTCGAGCGGCCCGGGGCCGGCGTGGCCCACTTGCCGGAAGGCGTCGAGGTGGTCTTCGCCGACATCCGGCGTCGCGAAGGGCTCGACGAAGCCCTGCGGGGGAGCCGGTTCGTCTACCACCTGGCCGCCAACCCGAACCTCTGGCTCCGCGACCGTCGCGAGTTCGAGGCGGTGAACCACCAGGGCACGGTTCACGTCCTGGAAGCGGCCCTGAACGCGGGCGCGGAGCGCGTCCTGCACACGAGCACCGAGAGCATCCTGACGAAGTCGGGGGCCGCCGGGTTGATTGATGAAGACGTGCGAATCGAGGAGAGCGACGCGGTAGGCCCGTACTGCCTCTCCAAGCTCCGCGCGGAGAACTTCGCGATGGGACTCGCCCGCGAGGGACGGCCGGTCGTCGTCGCCAACCCCACCATGCCGGTCGGCCCCGGCGATCGAGGCTGCTCCCCTCCCACGCGACTGATCCGCGACTTTTGCAACGGGAGCTTGCCGGCGGTCATGGACTGCACGCTGAACCTGATCGACGTTCGCGACGTCGCGATCGGCCTGGCCCGCGTCCTGGAAGTCGGCCGACCTGGTCGGCGATACCTCCTGGGCGGCGCGAACCTCGCGCTGGTGGAACTTCTGGATATCCTGTCCGAATTGACCGGATCGCCAGTGCCGCGTTGGCGCGTTCCTTACGCAATCGGCCTGGGATTCGCTCATCTCAGCGAGTTCTGGGCCGATCACGTCTCGGGCGTCTCGCCGAAGGCGAGCGTGACGGGGCTCAGGCTTGCGAGACGCCTCATGCACTTTGATTCCTCGAAGAGTCTTCAGGAACTCAGCCTCAATCCACGTCCCATTCGGGAATCTCTGGCCGACGCCATCAATTGGTTGCGAGCCGGCCGACCTCTTTAG
- a CDS encoding ArnT family glycosyltransferase encodes MNNRERVPGPPTAAASAPVPHLGLMRRSGWPLIILALLELGWLGWFLSEPLPNAPSPKGAITRGILLLDSFPGLVPGVTFHDSLLGKAVEEMSHLENLPQRLPIVAAAALAVLAAIGIGDWLLRKFRMEATCEVATRLAIDYALGTVVLGLATMIVGRFAVPNTWLVRLALVVVGVAGAYGSKFWRWGRPRFEPGAAIAAAVVSPFVVLMLLGSMLPAIDFDVLSYHLQGPKEYYQAGRIAFLPHNVYTNMPFGVEMLHLLGMEILGDWWWGGLVGQLLVALYAPCAAVLIASTASRLGTWRAGCLAALIYVSTPWIYRLGVIAYVEGPLNCYQAALLWAFVKGRRSPEPSPTRLWAMLGFLAGGAMACKYTAILPSVIPFGVISVVEAWRGRSARPVVAFILGWAVVMSPWMIKNVVDTGNPVYPLAYPVFGGRDWTEARELQWSRAHGPRPITWPLFRYSLIEVAGRSDWQSPLYAAFAPLAFLNPRFRRVSAWLAIYLAWMFVSWWFLTHRLDRFWLPMLPAAAVMAGLGADWTKSLAWRFVRAGVLALAVATNLAFVSTALSGLNEWTGDLEFLRNDIPRRLNGPLAAIDANLPPNAKILLIGQAAVFHVRHPVLYNTVFNPETVETLAAGKTPEEFRRTLLDRKITHVYVDWKEIRRHRDPAGYGFTDFVTPARFAEWVASGILGRPMPIGMDQDLYEVR; translated from the coding sequence ATGAACAACCGCGAACGAGTCCCCGGCCCGCCGACGGCCGCCGCCAGCGCCCCCGTCCCCCACCTCGGCTTGATGCGACGCAGCGGCTGGCCGCTCATCATCCTGGCGCTCCTGGAGCTGGGCTGGCTTGGCTGGTTCCTGTCGGAGCCGCTCCCCAACGCCCCCTCGCCGAAGGGGGCGATCACGCGCGGGATCTTGCTGCTGGATTCGTTCCCCGGGCTGGTCCCCGGCGTGACCTTCCACGACTCCCTGCTCGGGAAGGCCGTGGAGGAGATGAGCCACCTCGAAAACCTCCCGCAACGCCTGCCGATCGTGGCCGCCGCGGCGCTCGCCGTTTTGGCCGCGATCGGGATCGGCGACTGGCTCCTCCGGAAGTTCCGGATGGAAGCGACCTGCGAAGTCGCGACGCGGCTCGCGATCGACTACGCGCTCGGTACGGTCGTCCTCGGCCTGGCGACGATGATCGTGGGCCGGTTCGCGGTCCCCAACACCTGGCTCGTCCGTCTGGCGCTCGTCGTGGTCGGCGTCGCGGGGGCTTACGGCTCGAAATTCTGGCGATGGGGGCGTCCACGGTTCGAGCCGGGCGCGGCGATCGCCGCCGCGGTCGTCTCACCGTTCGTCGTTTTGATGCTCCTGGGGTCGATGCTGCCGGCCATCGATTTCGACGTCCTGAGTTACCATCTCCAGGGGCCGAAGGAGTATTACCAGGCCGGGCGGATCGCGTTCCTCCCGCACAACGTGTACACGAACATGCCGTTCGGCGTGGAGATGCTCCACCTGCTCGGGATGGAGATCCTGGGCGACTGGTGGTGGGGAGGGCTCGTCGGTCAGCTCCTCGTCGCGCTTTACGCGCCGTGCGCGGCGGTCTTGATCGCCTCGACCGCGAGCCGACTCGGAACCTGGCGAGCCGGTTGCCTGGCGGCTCTCATTTACGTGTCGACCCCCTGGATTTATCGGCTCGGAGTCATCGCGTACGTCGAAGGGCCGCTCAACTGCTACCAGGCCGCCCTGCTCTGGGCCTTCGTGAAAGGTCGGCGCTCCCCGGAGCCGTCGCCGACGCGTCTGTGGGCGATGCTGGGCTTTCTCGCCGGCGGAGCCATGGCATGCAAGTACACGGCGATTTTGCCGTCGGTGATCCCGTTCGGTGTTATCAGCGTGGTCGAAGCCTGGCGCGGGCGGTCGGCGCGGCCGGTGGTCGCCTTCATCCTGGGCTGGGCCGTCGTCATGAGTCCCTGGATGATCAAGAACGTGGTCGACACCGGCAATCCGGTCTATCCTCTGGCGTATCCGGTGTTCGGGGGTCGCGACTGGACCGAGGCCCGCGAGTTGCAGTGGAGCCGGGCCCACGGCCCAAGGCCGATCACGTGGCCCCTGTTCCGCTACTCGCTGATCGAAGTCGCCGGGCGCTCGGACTGGCAGTCACCCCTGTACGCGGCGTTCGCCCCCCTGGCCTTCCTGAACCCGAGGTTTCGGCGCGTGTCGGCCTGGCTGGCGATCTACCTGGCTTGGATGTTCGTCTCGTGGTGGTTCCTGACCCACCGACTCGACCGCTTCTGGCTGCCGATGCTCCCCGCCGCCGCAGTGATGGCCGGTTTGGGGGCCGACTGGACGAAATCGCTGGCCTGGCGGTTCGTCCGGGCCGGCGTGCTCGCGCTGGCCGTGGCGACGAACCTCGCGTTCGTGTCCACCGCGCTGTCGGGGCTCAACGAGTGGACGGGGGACCTGGAGTTCCTGCGAAACGACATCCCGCGACGGCTGAACGGCCCCCTGGCCGCGATCGACGCCAACCTCCCGCCGAACGCGAAGATCCTCCTCATTGGCCAGGCGGCCGTCTTCCACGTCCGGCATCCGGTCCTCTACAACACCGTCTTCAATCCCGAGACGGTCGAGACGCTCGCCGCCGGAAAGACCCCGGAGGAATTCAGGCGGACCCTCCTCGATCGGAAGATCACGCACGTCTACGTGGACTGGAAGGAGATCCGCCGCCACCGCGACCCCGCGGGATACGGATTCACCGACTTCGTCACGCCCGCGCGGTTCGCGGAGTGGGTCGCCTCCGGAATCCTCGGCAGGCCGATGCCCATCGGGATGGACCAGGATCTTTATGAGGTGCGCTGA